One Thalassotalea sediminis DNA segment encodes these proteins:
- the rseP gene encoding sigma E protease regulator RseP: MIDFIWNLLSFIIALGILITVHEYGHFWVARKNGVKVHRFAIGFGKPLWRTYDKHGTEFVVAMIPLGGYVKMLDDRVDDVNPEDAEATFNSKSVYQRIAIVAAGPAANFIFAIAAFYLMFLLGVPSVKPVVGQITTDSIVEKAAVEVNSEIVEVAGRRTLDWQAVNLALIAHMDEPSITLKTRSNDNASLREHNLDTKNWQYSPEKGSAIESVGLRPFMPKTYDEISVIVSNSPAELAGLKVGDRVISVENEKINGSWQKFTELIKTYPNQTIELEVERDENIFKINATPEARDVNGRVFGYLGLAPKVEPYPKAYQIEISYGLFDAVTQSITKTWQLITLSFDMIGKLLTGDVSVKNLSGPIAIAQGAGDHAGYGFVYFLGFLALISINLGIINILPVPVLDGGHLVYYFIELLTGKPVSEKVQEIGFKFGTLAILGLMSIALFNDLSRL; encoded by the coding sequence ATGATTGATTTTATTTGGAACTTACTTTCGTTTATTATCGCGCTCGGTATCTTAATAACTGTACATGAATATGGTCATTTCTGGGTTGCGCGTAAAAACGGTGTCAAAGTTCATCGATTTGCTATTGGCTTCGGTAAACCGTTGTGGCGTACGTATGATAAGCATGGCACTGAGTTTGTAGTTGCGATGATACCACTTGGTGGTTACGTAAAAATGTTAGATGACAGGGTTGATGATGTTAACCCTGAAGATGCAGAAGCAACGTTTAATAGTAAATCTGTTTATCAACGAATCGCTATAGTGGCTGCTGGACCTGCTGCGAATTTTATTTTTGCCATCGCGGCCTTTTATTTAATGTTTTTATTGGGTGTTCCGAGTGTAAAACCTGTTGTCGGCCAAATAACAACTGACTCAATAGTTGAAAAGGCTGCTGTTGAGGTAAATAGCGAGATCGTCGAAGTCGCCGGTCGTAGAACGTTAGATTGGCAAGCGGTAAATTTAGCGTTAATTGCTCATATGGACGAACCAAGCATAACACTTAAAACGCGCTCAAATGATAATGCGTCTTTACGTGAACATAATTTAGATACCAAAAACTGGCAATATTCGCCTGAAAAAGGTTCTGCAATAGAAAGCGTTGGTTTGCGTCCCTTCATGCCGAAAACTTATGATGAGATCTCGGTTATTGTAAGCAATAGTCCAGCTGAATTAGCGGGGTTGAAAGTTGGTGATCGTGTCATTTCAGTTGAAAATGAAAAAATAAACGGTAGTTGGCAAAAATTTACGGAACTAATTAAAACCTATCCTAATCAAACCATCGAACTTGAAGTAGAGCGTGATGAAAATATATTTAAAATTAACGCCACGCCAGAAGCGCGAGATGTAAACGGTAGAGTATTTGGATATTTAGGGTTAGCACCGAAAGTTGAACCATACCCGAAAGCGTATCAAATAGAAATTTCTTATGGCTTATTTGATGCTGTAACACAAAGTATTACCAAAACTTGGCAACTGATAACGTTAAGTTTTGATATGATAGGTAAATTACTGACTGGTGATGTATCGGTAAAGAATTTAAGTGGTCCAATCGCAATAGCACAAGGTGCAGGGGATCATGCAGGTTATGGCTTTGTGTATTTTTTAGGCTTTTTAGCGCTAATTAGTATTAATTTAGGCATAATTAACATTTTACCGGTACCAGTACTTGATGGCGGACATTTAGTTTATTACTTTATAGAGCTTTTGACAGGTAAGCCGGTATCAGAAAAAGTACAAGAAATAGGTTTTAAATTTGGTACACTAGCCATATTGGGCTTGATGAGTATCGCTCTTTTTAATGATTTATCGCGGTTATAA